The Vespula vulgaris chromosome 2, iyVesVulg1.1, whole genome shotgun sequence genome has a segment encoding these proteins:
- the LOC127061664 gene encoding neprilysin-4-like isoform X7, which yields MRKMRGNNRSQYEDEDFFSDGGPCPPCRLAIDEETGRLKWCTEGDDTWRFRVRLMLLIPAVLLPITIIFIALSRSQITDKLPHRRTFSPIHNSQEQTKNNFVENYNTLLRSSESKETQHSIDGNEDEDEIRISEIQTSYVPPNVHFLIQSSKRRKRHTDAETTFEKRNDYSAIKSIDEIRERILCKEKEKVVIAGDATEKTTAGTSNDETDYFLLDYNPELEFDEPYAYSDIQDYEDYSKEEKTEHVATEENEQLDFGSLNQRYRNVKDKTDEGSQDRLIDHTERISTYSVSIGNAYGRWPVPDHHDKHAPPDFRAFWKDEGNEKSIREAQARIMLEYMDKTANPCQDFYQYACGNWEKRNPIPKDKAAYDTFEMLRESLDIVLKELLEDEVPHNMRLNTDDATVKAKYHFQSCMNYEILEQRMEQPVLQLLEELGGWPILKPDWDSDKFDWLLLVAQLRLYNNNILISEWVGPDIKNSDQYVIQFDQTSLGLPTRDYFLQPSNMIYLNAYKDYFIKIVTLLGASLQNATVHANQLIEFETKLAKITFSPDERRNVSELYQKMSIDELRSMVPQIDWRKYLSIVLARPVNTSEPVVVFALQYIQDLVNLLSETEPRTIANYLLWRFVRHRVNNLDDRFQEAKQKFYYILFGIEQAPPRWKNCVSQVNANMGIAVGSMFVRKYFDEKSKNDTLSMTREIQESFRELLNQTTWIDNETKRLASEKVNAMLLRIGYPDFILQPHLLNERYKDVVIHPDKYFENTLNILQHLTRVEQDRLGSSVNKTLWNTAPAVVNAYYSRYKNQINTFQRA from the exons atgCG taaAATGAGGGGAAACAATAGGAGCCAATATGAGGACGAGGATTTCTTCAGCGACGGTGGTCCTTGCCCACCTTGTCGACTTGCTATTGATGAGGAAACTGGTAGATTAAA atGGTGCACAGAAGGCGATGATACTTGGCGATTTCGCGTCAGACTAATGCTATTGATACCCGCGGTTTTGTTGCCAATCACTATAATTTTCATTGCTTTATCGCGATCACAAATCACCGATAAATTACCCCATCGTCGTACATTTAGCCCTATTCATAATTCTCAAGAACAGACTAAGAataatttcgttgaaaattataatacctTGCTCCGATCATCCGAGAGCAAAGAAACGCAACACTCTATCGATGggaatgaagatgaagatgaaattCGTATCTCCGAAATTCAAACAAGTTACGTACCACCAAacgttcattttttaatacaatctTCGAAACGACGGAAGAGGCATACGGATGcg GAAACAACGttcgaaaaaaggaacgattaCAGTGCTatcaaatcgatcgatgaaatacGCGAGAGAATCCTatgtaaggaaaaagaaaaagtagtt ATAGCTGGTGACGCCACTGAGAAAACGACTGCAGGTACGTCGAACGACGAAACGGATTATTTTCTACTCGACTATAATCCAGAATTAGAATTCGATGAGCCCTACGCATACAGCGATATACAGGATTACGAAGATTACTCGAA AGAGGAAAAGACGGAGCACGTAGCTACGGAAGAAAACGAACAATTAGATTTTGGGTCATTGAATCAAAGATATCGAAACGTGAAGGATAAGACGGATGAAGGTTCGCAAGACCGCCTAATTGATCATACCGAGCGGATTAGCACTTATTCCGTTTCCATTGGTAACGCTTACGGACGATGGCCTGTACCCGATCACCACGATAAACATGCCCCACCCGATTTCCGTGCTTTTTGGAAAGACGAAGGAAATGAGAAAAGCATCAGAGAGGCTCAAG CAAGGATAATGTTAGAATACATGGATAAGACTGCCAATCCGTGTCAAGATTTTTATCAGTATGCCTGTGGAAACTGGGAGAAACGTAATCCCATTCCAAAGGATAAGGCGGCCTACGATACCTTTGAGATGTTAAGAGAATCACTAGATATTGTTTTGAAAGAATTGCTGGAAGATGAAGTTCCGCATAACATGAGATTAAATACTGACGATGCAACGGTCAAAGCAAAGTATCATTTTCAGAGTTGTATGAATTACG AGATCTTGGAGCAGCGTATGGAACAGCCGGTGTTACAACTTTTAGAGGAGCTCGGTGGCTGGCCAATCTTGAAGCCCGATTGGGATTCCGATAAGTTCGACTGGTTGCTTTTGGTCGCACAATTGCGtctatacaataataatattcttatttccGAATGGGTTGGTCcggatattaaaaatagtgaCCAATATGTTATACAA TTCGATCAAACGTCCCTTGGTCTCCCTACAAGAGACTATTTTCTTCAGCCATCTAATATGATTTATCTAAACGcttataaagattatttcattaaaatagtAACCCTCCTTGGTGCTTCCTTGCAAAATGCCACTGTTCATGCAAATCAATTGATAGAATTTGAAACAAAACTCGCAAAG ATTACATTTTCACCCGACGAGAGACGGAACGTTTCAGAACTTTATCAAAAAATGAGCATTGACGAATTGAGATCGATGGTGCCTCAAATCGATTGGCGTAAATacctttcgatcgttttaGCACGTCCCGTGAATACTTCTGAACCGGTTGTCGTATTTGCCCTACAATATATTCAAGATTTGGTGAATTTACTCTCAGAAACCGAACCCAG aACTATAGCGAATTATCTTTTATGGAGATTCGTACGGCACAGAGTGAACAATTTAGATGATCGTTTTCAAGAAGCTAAACAAAAGTtttattacattctttttGGGATAGAACAAGCCCCTCCTAGATGGAAGAATTGTGTATCACAAGTCAATGCTAATATGGGTATAGCCGTTGGTTCCATGTttgttcgaaaatattttgatgaaAAGAGTAAGAATGAT acGCTATCTATGACACGAGAGATACAAGAATCATTTAGGGAATTACTGAATCAAACTACTTGGATTGACAACGAGACGAAACGATTAGCTAGCGAAAAAGTAAATGCTATGCTTTTGAGAATTGGTTATCCCGACTTTATCCTACAGCCACATTTATTAAATGAACGATATAAAGAT GTCGTAATCCATCCGGATAAATACTTTGAGAAtacgttaaatattttacaacatTTGACAAGAGTAGAGCAAGATCGTCTTGGCAGTTCGGTTAATAAAACTTTGTGGAATACCGCACCTGCAGTTGTCAATGCCTATTACAGTCGCTACAAAAATCAGATAA ATACTTTCCAAAGAGCTTGA
- the LOC127061664 gene encoding neprilysin-4-like isoform X3, which translates to MRKMRGNNRSQYEDEDFFSDGGPCPPCRLAIDEETGRLKWCTEGDDTWRFRVRLMLLIPAVLLPITIIFIALSRSQITDKLPHRRTFSPIHNSQEQTKNNFVENYNTLLRSSESKETQHSIDGNEDEDEIRISEIQTSYVPPNVHFLIQSSKRRKRHTDAETTFEKRNDYSAIKSIDEIRERILCKEKEKVVIAGDATEKTTAGTSNDETDYFLLDYNPELEFDEPYAYSDIQDYEDYSKEEKTEHVATEENEQLDFGSLNQRYRNVKDKTDEGSQDRLIDHTERISTYSVSIGNAYGRWPVPDHHDKHAPPDFRAFWKDEGNEKSIREAQARIMLEYMDKTANPCQDFYQYACGNWEKRNPIPKDKAAYDTFEMLRESLDIVLKELLEDEVPHNMRLNTDDATVKAKYHFQSCMNYEILEQRMEQPVLQLLEELGGWPILKPDWDSDKFDWLLLVAQLRLYNNNILISEWVGPDIKNSDQYVIQFDQTSLGLPTRDYFLQPSNMIYLNAYKDYFIKIVTLLGASLQNATVHANQLIEFETKLAKITFSPDERRNVSELYQKMSIDELRSMVPQIDWRKYLSIVLARPVNTSEPVVVFALQYIQDLVNLLSETEPRTIANYLLWRFVRHRVNNLDDRFQEAKQKFYYILFGIEQAPPRWKNCVSQVNANMGIAVGSMFVRKYFDEKSKNDTLSMTREIQESFRELLNQTTWIDNETKRLASEKVNAMLLRIGYPDFILQPHLLNERYKDVVIHPDKYFENTLNILQHLTRVEQDRLGSSVNKTLWNTAPAVVNAYYSRYKNQIMFPAGILQPPFYHRYFPKSLNYGGIGVVIGHEITHGFDDKGRLFDKNGNLHRWWKNEDINGFHERAKCLIDQYSRYTVSEVGAQINGVNTQGENIADNGGIKQAFKAYERWLYINGDKDETLPGISATGRQLFFLNFAQVWCGSMRPEAAKNKLRIAVHAPGKFRVIGTLSNSKAFADVFHCPLGTPMNPINKCSVW; encoded by the exons atgCG taaAATGAGGGGAAACAATAGGAGCCAATATGAGGACGAGGATTTCTTCAGCGACGGTGGTCCTTGCCCACCTTGTCGACTTGCTATTGATGAGGAAACTGGTAGATTAAA atGGTGCACAGAAGGCGATGATACTTGGCGATTTCGCGTCAGACTAATGCTATTGATACCCGCGGTTTTGTTGCCAATCACTATAATTTTCATTGCTTTATCGCGATCACAAATCACCGATAAATTACCCCATCGTCGTACATTTAGCCCTATTCATAATTCTCAAGAACAGACTAAGAataatttcgttgaaaattataatacctTGCTCCGATCATCCGAGAGCAAAGAAACGCAACACTCTATCGATGggaatgaagatgaagatgaaattCGTATCTCCGAAATTCAAACAAGTTACGTACCACCAAacgttcattttttaatacaatctTCGAAACGACGGAAGAGGCATACGGATGcg GAAACAACGttcgaaaaaaggaacgattaCAGTGCTatcaaatcgatcgatgaaatacGCGAGAGAATCCTatgtaaggaaaaagaaaaagtagtt ATAGCTGGTGACGCCACTGAGAAAACGACTGCAGGTACGTCGAACGACGAAACGGATTATTTTCTACTCGACTATAATCCAGAATTAGAATTCGATGAGCCCTACGCATACAGCGATATACAGGATTACGAAGATTACTCGAA AGAGGAAAAGACGGAGCACGTAGCTACGGAAGAAAACGAACAATTAGATTTTGGGTCATTGAATCAAAGATATCGAAACGTGAAGGATAAGACGGATGAAGGTTCGCAAGACCGCCTAATTGATCATACCGAGCGGATTAGCACTTATTCCGTTTCCATTGGTAACGCTTACGGACGATGGCCTGTACCCGATCACCACGATAAACATGCCCCACCCGATTTCCGTGCTTTTTGGAAAGACGAAGGAAATGAGAAAAGCATCAGAGAGGCTCAAG CAAGGATAATGTTAGAATACATGGATAAGACTGCCAATCCGTGTCAAGATTTTTATCAGTATGCCTGTGGAAACTGGGAGAAACGTAATCCCATTCCAAAGGATAAGGCGGCCTACGATACCTTTGAGATGTTAAGAGAATCACTAGATATTGTTTTGAAAGAATTGCTGGAAGATGAAGTTCCGCATAACATGAGATTAAATACTGACGATGCAACGGTCAAAGCAAAGTATCATTTTCAGAGTTGTATGAATTACG AGATCTTGGAGCAGCGTATGGAACAGCCGGTGTTACAACTTTTAGAGGAGCTCGGTGGCTGGCCAATCTTGAAGCCCGATTGGGATTCCGATAAGTTCGACTGGTTGCTTTTGGTCGCACAATTGCGtctatacaataataatattcttatttccGAATGGGTTGGTCcggatattaaaaatagtgaCCAATATGTTATACAA TTCGATCAAACGTCCCTTGGTCTCCCTACAAGAGACTATTTTCTTCAGCCATCTAATATGATTTATCTAAACGcttataaagattatttcattaaaatagtAACCCTCCTTGGTGCTTCCTTGCAAAATGCCACTGTTCATGCAAATCAATTGATAGAATTTGAAACAAAACTCGCAAAG ATTACATTTTCACCCGACGAGAGACGGAACGTTTCAGAACTTTATCAAAAAATGAGCATTGACGAATTGAGATCGATGGTGCCTCAAATCGATTGGCGTAAATacctttcgatcgttttaGCACGTCCCGTGAATACTTCTGAACCGGTTGTCGTATTTGCCCTACAATATATTCAAGATTTGGTGAATTTACTCTCAGAAACCGAACCCAG aACTATAGCGAATTATCTTTTATGGAGATTCGTACGGCACAGAGTGAACAATTTAGATGATCGTTTTCAAGAAGCTAAACAAAAGTtttattacattctttttGGGATAGAACAAGCCCCTCCTAGATGGAAGAATTGTGTATCACAAGTCAATGCTAATATGGGTATAGCCGTTGGTTCCATGTttgttcgaaaatattttgatgaaAAGAGTAAGAATGAT acGCTATCTATGACACGAGAGATACAAGAATCATTTAGGGAATTACTGAATCAAACTACTTGGATTGACAACGAGACGAAACGATTAGCTAGCGAAAAAGTAAATGCTATGCTTTTGAGAATTGGTTATCCCGACTTTATCCTACAGCCACATTTATTAAATGAACGATATAAAGAT GTCGTAATCCATCCGGATAAATACTTTGAGAAtacgttaaatattttacaacatTTGACAAGAGTAGAGCAAGATCGTCTTGGCAGTTCGGTTAATAAAACTTTGTGGAATACCGCACCTGCAGTTGTCAATGCCTATTACAGTCGCTACAAAAATCAGATAA TGTTTCCAGCGGGCATACTACAACCGCCCTTTTATCACAGATACTTTCCAAAGAGCTTGAATTACGGAGGAATCGGTGTAGTGATCGGTCATGAAATTACCCATGGTTTCGACGACAAGGGTAGATTGTTCGATAAGAATGGTAATCTACACAGGTGGTGGAAAAACGAAGATATCAATGGCTTCCATGAGAGAGCAAAATGTCTTATTG ACCAATATAGTCGCTATACAGTAAGCGAAGTTGGCGCACAAATCAACGGTGTAAATACGCAAGGAGAGAATATCGCTGATAACGGAGGCATCAAACAAGCATTTAAA GCTTATGAAAGatggttatatataaatggcgACAAGGATGAGACTCTGCCTGGTATCAGCGCAACTGGAAGGCAATTGTTCTTTTTGAATTTCGCTCAAGTTTGGTGTGGATCAATGCGACCAGAAGCtgctaaaaataaattaagaattGCTGTCCATGCTCCTGGGAAATTTCGCGTGATCGGTACGCTGTCAAATTCAAAGGCTTTCGCGGATGTCTTCCATTGTCCCCTTGGTACACCTATGAATCCTATTAACAAATGTTCAGTTTGGTAA
- the LOC127061664 gene encoding neprilysin-4-like isoform X1: protein MRKMRGNNRSQYEDEDFFSDGGPCPPCRLAIDEETGRLKWCTEGDDTWRFRVRLMLLIPAVLLPITIIFIALSRSQITDKLPHRRTFSPIHNSQEQTKNNFVENYNTLLRSSESKETQHSIDGNEDEDEIRISEIQTSYVPPNVHFLIQSSKRRKRHTDAETTFEKRNDYSAIKSIDEIRERILCKEKEKVVIAGDATEKTTAGTSNDETDYFLLDYNPELEFDEPYAYSDIQDYEDYSKEEKTEHVATEENEQLDFGSLNQRYRNVKDKTDEGSQDRLIDHTERISTYSVSIGNAYGRWPVPDHHDKHAPPDFRAFWKDEGNEKSIREAQARIMLEYMDKTANPCQDFYQYACGNWEKRNPIPKDKAAYDTFEMLRESLDIVLKELLEDEVPHNMRLNTDDATVKAKYHFQSCMNYEILEQRMEQPVLQLLEELGGWPILKPDWDSDKFDWLLLVAQLRLYNNNILISEWVGPDIKNSDQYVIQFDQTSLGLPTRDYFLQPSNMIYLNAYKDYFIKIVTLLGASLQNATVHANQLIEFETKLAKITFSPDERRNVSELYQKMSIDELRSMVPQIDWRKYLSIVLARPVNTSEPVVVFALQYIQDLVNLLSETEPRTIANYLLWRFVRHRVNNLDDRFQEAKQKFYYILFGIEQAPPRWKNCVSQVNANMGIAVGSMFVRKYFDEKSKNDTLSMTREIQESFRELLNQTTWIDNETKRLASEKVNAMLLRIGYPDFILQPHLLNERYKDVVIHPDKYFENTLNILQHLTRVEQDRLGSSVNKTLWNTAPAVVNAYYSRYKNQIMFPAGILQPPFYHRYFPKSLNYGGIGVVIGHEITHGFDDKGRLFDKNGNLHRWWKNEDINGFHERAKCLIGKKFIDQYSRYTVSEVGAQINGVNTQGENIADNGGIKQAFKAYERWLYINGDKDETLPGISATGRQLFFLNFAQVWCGSMRPEAAKNKLRIAVHAPGKFRVIGTLSNSKAFADVFHCPLGTPMNPINKCSVW from the exons atgCG taaAATGAGGGGAAACAATAGGAGCCAATATGAGGACGAGGATTTCTTCAGCGACGGTGGTCCTTGCCCACCTTGTCGACTTGCTATTGATGAGGAAACTGGTAGATTAAA atGGTGCACAGAAGGCGATGATACTTGGCGATTTCGCGTCAGACTAATGCTATTGATACCCGCGGTTTTGTTGCCAATCACTATAATTTTCATTGCTTTATCGCGATCACAAATCACCGATAAATTACCCCATCGTCGTACATTTAGCCCTATTCATAATTCTCAAGAACAGACTAAGAataatttcgttgaaaattataatacctTGCTCCGATCATCCGAGAGCAAAGAAACGCAACACTCTATCGATGggaatgaagatgaagatgaaattCGTATCTCCGAAATTCAAACAAGTTACGTACCACCAAacgttcattttttaatacaatctTCGAAACGACGGAAGAGGCATACGGATGcg GAAACAACGttcgaaaaaaggaacgattaCAGTGCTatcaaatcgatcgatgaaatacGCGAGAGAATCCTatgtaaggaaaaagaaaaagtagtt ATAGCTGGTGACGCCACTGAGAAAACGACTGCAGGTACGTCGAACGACGAAACGGATTATTTTCTACTCGACTATAATCCAGAATTAGAATTCGATGAGCCCTACGCATACAGCGATATACAGGATTACGAAGATTACTCGAA AGAGGAAAAGACGGAGCACGTAGCTACGGAAGAAAACGAACAATTAGATTTTGGGTCATTGAATCAAAGATATCGAAACGTGAAGGATAAGACGGATGAAGGTTCGCAAGACCGCCTAATTGATCATACCGAGCGGATTAGCACTTATTCCGTTTCCATTGGTAACGCTTACGGACGATGGCCTGTACCCGATCACCACGATAAACATGCCCCACCCGATTTCCGTGCTTTTTGGAAAGACGAAGGAAATGAGAAAAGCATCAGAGAGGCTCAAG CAAGGATAATGTTAGAATACATGGATAAGACTGCCAATCCGTGTCAAGATTTTTATCAGTATGCCTGTGGAAACTGGGAGAAACGTAATCCCATTCCAAAGGATAAGGCGGCCTACGATACCTTTGAGATGTTAAGAGAATCACTAGATATTGTTTTGAAAGAATTGCTGGAAGATGAAGTTCCGCATAACATGAGATTAAATACTGACGATGCAACGGTCAAAGCAAAGTATCATTTTCAGAGTTGTATGAATTACG AGATCTTGGAGCAGCGTATGGAACAGCCGGTGTTACAACTTTTAGAGGAGCTCGGTGGCTGGCCAATCTTGAAGCCCGATTGGGATTCCGATAAGTTCGACTGGTTGCTTTTGGTCGCACAATTGCGtctatacaataataatattcttatttccGAATGGGTTGGTCcggatattaaaaatagtgaCCAATATGTTATACAA TTCGATCAAACGTCCCTTGGTCTCCCTACAAGAGACTATTTTCTTCAGCCATCTAATATGATTTATCTAAACGcttataaagattatttcattaaaatagtAACCCTCCTTGGTGCTTCCTTGCAAAATGCCACTGTTCATGCAAATCAATTGATAGAATTTGAAACAAAACTCGCAAAG ATTACATTTTCACCCGACGAGAGACGGAACGTTTCAGAACTTTATCAAAAAATGAGCATTGACGAATTGAGATCGATGGTGCCTCAAATCGATTGGCGTAAATacctttcgatcgttttaGCACGTCCCGTGAATACTTCTGAACCGGTTGTCGTATTTGCCCTACAATATATTCAAGATTTGGTGAATTTACTCTCAGAAACCGAACCCAG aACTATAGCGAATTATCTTTTATGGAGATTCGTACGGCACAGAGTGAACAATTTAGATGATCGTTTTCAAGAAGCTAAACAAAAGTtttattacattctttttGGGATAGAACAAGCCCCTCCTAGATGGAAGAATTGTGTATCACAAGTCAATGCTAATATGGGTATAGCCGTTGGTTCCATGTttgttcgaaaatattttgatgaaAAGAGTAAGAATGAT acGCTATCTATGACACGAGAGATACAAGAATCATTTAGGGAATTACTGAATCAAACTACTTGGATTGACAACGAGACGAAACGATTAGCTAGCGAAAAAGTAAATGCTATGCTTTTGAGAATTGGTTATCCCGACTTTATCCTACAGCCACATTTATTAAATGAACGATATAAAGAT GTCGTAATCCATCCGGATAAATACTTTGAGAAtacgttaaatattttacaacatTTGACAAGAGTAGAGCAAGATCGTCTTGGCAGTTCGGTTAATAAAACTTTGTGGAATACCGCACCTGCAGTTGTCAATGCCTATTACAGTCGCTACAAAAATCAGATAA TGTTTCCAGCGGGCATACTACAACCGCCCTTTTATCACAGATACTTTCCAAAGAGCTTGAATTACGGAGGAATCGGTGTAGTGATCGGTCATGAAATTACCCATGGTTTCGACGACAAGGGTAGATTGTTCGATAAGAATGGTAATCTACACAGGTGGTGGAAAAACGAAGATATCAATGGCTTCCATGAGAGAGCAAAATGTCTTATTGGTAAAAAATTCATTG ACCAATATAGTCGCTATACAGTAAGCGAAGTTGGCGCACAAATCAACGGTGTAAATACGCAAGGAGAGAATATCGCTGATAACGGAGGCATCAAACAAGCATTTAAA GCTTATGAAAGatggttatatataaatggcgACAAGGATGAGACTCTGCCTGGTATCAGCGCAACTGGAAGGCAATTGTTCTTTTTGAATTTCGCTCAAGTTTGGTGTGGATCAATGCGACCAGAAGCtgctaaaaataaattaagaattGCTGTCCATGCTCCTGGGAAATTTCGCGTGATCGGTACGCTGTCAAATTCAAAGGCTTTCGCGGATGTCTTCCATTGTCCCCTTGGTACACCTATGAATCCTATTAACAAATGTTCAGTTTGGTAA
- the LOC127061664 gene encoding neprilysin-4-like isoform X6 has protein sequence MRKQRSKKGTITVLSNRSMKYARESYRSSRLILTQIAGDATEKTTAGTSNDETDYFLLDYNPELEFDEPYAYSDIQDYEDYSKEEKTEHVATEENEQLDFGSLNQRYRNVKDKTDEGSQDRLIDHTERISTYSVSIGNAYGRWPVPDHHDKHAPPDFRAFWKDEGNEKSIREAQARIMLEYMDKTANPCQDFYQYACGNWEKRNPIPKDKAAYDTFEMLRESLDIVLKELLEDEVPHNMRLNTDDATVKAKYHFQSCMNYEILEQRMEQPVLQLLEELGGWPILKPDWDSDKFDWLLLVAQLRLYNNNILISEWVGPDIKNSDQYVIQFDQTSLGLPTRDYFLQPSNMIYLNAYKDYFIKIVTLLGASLQNATVHANQLIEFETKLAKITFSPDERRNVSELYQKMSIDELRSMVPQIDWRKYLSIVLARPVNTSEPVVVFALQYIQDLVNLLSETEPRTIANYLLWRFVRHRVNNLDDRFQEAKQKFYYILFGIEQAPPRWKNCVSQVNANMGIAVGSMFVRKYFDEKSKNDTLSMTREIQESFRELLNQTTWIDNETKRLASEKVNAMLLRIGYPDFILQPHLLNERYKDVVIHPDKYFENTLNILQHLTRVEQDRLGSSVNKTLWNTAPAVVNAYYSRYKNQIMFPAGILQPPFYHRYFPKSLNYGGIGVVIGHEITHGFDDKGRLFDKNGNLHRWWKNEDINGFHERAKCLIGKKFIDQYSRYTVSEVGAQINGVNTQGENIADNGGIKQAFKAYERWLYINGDKDETLPGISATGRQLFFLNFAQVWCGSMRPEAAKNKLRIAVHAPGKFRVIGTLSNSKAFADVFHCPLGTPMNPINKCSVW, from the exons ATGcg GAAACAACGttcgaaaaaaggaacgattaCAGTGCTatcaaatcgatcgatgaaatacGCGAGAGAATCCTat CGAAGTTCGAGATTGATTTTAACACAGATAGCTGGTGACGCCACTGAGAAAACGACTGCAGGTACGTCGAACGACGAAACGGATTATTTTCTACTCGACTATAATCCAGAATTAGAATTCGATGAGCCCTACGCATACAGCGATATACAGGATTACGAAGATTACTCGAA AGAGGAAAAGACGGAGCACGTAGCTACGGAAGAAAACGAACAATTAGATTTTGGGTCATTGAATCAAAGATATCGAAACGTGAAGGATAAGACGGATGAAGGTTCGCAAGACCGCCTAATTGATCATACCGAGCGGATTAGCACTTATTCCGTTTCCATTGGTAACGCTTACGGACGATGGCCTGTACCCGATCACCACGATAAACATGCCCCACCCGATTTCCGTGCTTTTTGGAAAGACGAAGGAAATGAGAAAAGCATCAGAGAGGCTCAAG CAAGGATAATGTTAGAATACATGGATAAGACTGCCAATCCGTGTCAAGATTTTTATCAGTATGCCTGTGGAAACTGGGAGAAACGTAATCCCATTCCAAAGGATAAGGCGGCCTACGATACCTTTGAGATGTTAAGAGAATCACTAGATATTGTTTTGAAAGAATTGCTGGAAGATGAAGTTCCGCATAACATGAGATTAAATACTGACGATGCAACGGTCAAAGCAAAGTATCATTTTCAGAGTTGTATGAATTACG AGATCTTGGAGCAGCGTATGGAACAGCCGGTGTTACAACTTTTAGAGGAGCTCGGTGGCTGGCCAATCTTGAAGCCCGATTGGGATTCCGATAAGTTCGACTGGTTGCTTTTGGTCGCACAATTGCGtctatacaataataatattcttatttccGAATGGGTTGGTCcggatattaaaaatagtgaCCAATATGTTATACAA TTCGATCAAACGTCCCTTGGTCTCCCTACAAGAGACTATTTTCTTCAGCCATCTAATATGATTTATCTAAACGcttataaagattatttcattaaaatagtAACCCTCCTTGGTGCTTCCTTGCAAAATGCCACTGTTCATGCAAATCAATTGATAGAATTTGAAACAAAACTCGCAAAG ATTACATTTTCACCCGACGAGAGACGGAACGTTTCAGAACTTTATCAAAAAATGAGCATTGACGAATTGAGATCGATGGTGCCTCAAATCGATTGGCGTAAATacctttcgatcgttttaGCACGTCCCGTGAATACTTCTGAACCGGTTGTCGTATTTGCCCTACAATATATTCAAGATTTGGTGAATTTACTCTCAGAAACCGAACCCAG aACTATAGCGAATTATCTTTTATGGAGATTCGTACGGCACAGAGTGAACAATTTAGATGATCGTTTTCAAGAAGCTAAACAAAAGTtttattacattctttttGGGATAGAACAAGCCCCTCCTAGATGGAAGAATTGTGTATCACAAGTCAATGCTAATATGGGTATAGCCGTTGGTTCCATGTttgttcgaaaatattttgatgaaAAGAGTAAGAATGAT acGCTATCTATGACACGAGAGATACAAGAATCATTTAGGGAATTACTGAATCAAACTACTTGGATTGACAACGAGACGAAACGATTAGCTAGCGAAAAAGTAAATGCTATGCTTTTGAGAATTGGTTATCCCGACTTTATCCTACAGCCACATTTATTAAATGAACGATATAAAGAT GTCGTAATCCATCCGGATAAATACTTTGAGAAtacgttaaatattttacaacatTTGACAAGAGTAGAGCAAGATCGTCTTGGCAGTTCGGTTAATAAAACTTTGTGGAATACCGCACCTGCAGTTGTCAATGCCTATTACAGTCGCTACAAAAATCAGATAA TGTTTCCAGCGGGCATACTACAACCGCCCTTTTATCACAGATACTTTCCAAAGAGCTTGAATTACGGAGGAATCGGTGTAGTGATCGGTCATGAAATTACCCATGGTTTCGACGACAAGGGTAGATTGTTCGATAAGAATGGTAATCTACACAGGTGGTGGAAAAACGAAGATATCAATGGCTTCCATGAGAGAGCAAAATGTCTTATTGGTAAAAAATTCATTG ACCAATATAGTCGCTATACAGTAAGCGAAGTTGGCGCACAAATCAACGGTGTAAATACGCAAGGAGAGAATATCGCTGATAACGGAGGCATCAAACAAGCATTTAAA GCTTATGAAAGatggttatatataaatggcgACAAGGATGAGACTCTGCCTGGTATCAGCGCAACTGGAAGGCAATTGTTCTTTTTGAATTTCGCTCAAGTTTGGTGTGGATCAATGCGACCAGAAGCtgctaaaaataaattaagaattGCTGTCCATGCTCCTGGGAAATTTCGCGTGATCGGTACGCTGTCAAATTCAAAGGCTTTCGCGGATGTCTTCCATTGTCCCCTTGGTACACCTATGAATCCTATTAACAAATGTTCAGTTTGGTAA